CCTGTACATAATCAAATCACCGTTAGTCTATGAATCGGGTTAGTATGGTGAGATAATAAATCTGTAGTGAGATTTAATAAGACATGAAATTCTCTAGCTGGTCTCGAATTAAACCGTACGTATGACAACATTTGAGCATTCAACCTTTTCCAAATGATATAACCATAAATGAATCACTCGAGTAAGAAAAAAATGGATCTAAAAAATGATGATAAACAGTCTAGTTGATTGTTAGATAATTATTGCTATTTCCTATTTTTTGACAAAACAAAATTTCAACAGATCTAAAATTTTTTCCTTAACAAGTTCTGTAGTAATTTCATCTAAAGTGAATGTTCCTTCACGACCTGCTGTACCCTCTTCTTGCATCATCTTTTGCATGTAGAGAGTTACCTTATTTGGCTCTTCAATAAAGAATGTTAAAGAAGGATGTCTGTCTTGAGCTGACGAAATATCCTTATAAGGATATATATCTAGTTTCATTTCGGTCACGAATCTTCCTTGTATTTTGTCTATTATGTCACACCTGATATCGTGCAAAATGAGCTTATTCTTAATTTCCTTAAAGACGGGAAAGATAACTGTATGAACTTTTTTGGAAAATCCTTCAGTAAATTCATCAAGATTTTCTCTAGATGGGTCATCTGAATCTTGGTTTTCTCTAGTTGAAGCGACATAACTATCAATAACCTTGTCAATTTCATCGTCAATGTTCATTTTTATTGGATATTCTCTTTGCATATGAGTAACACCATATATAAATTTGAAACAAAATTATGGCAAATGCATAAAGAAACGTTAACCCAATGATGCTTCAAATATATATTAAGCTCAACTATGGGCACAAAATAGCCTAATATCCATACCCACAATATGCATTGGCCCAGTTGGCTAGGATCATGCTAATATTCATTAGGCTACTTCATTATTGGCCTGAATGAAGAAGGAATAACCCCGGGATTTATTGTCGATGTAGACAATAATACAGTAAAAGGACAGGTGATTTTAAAGTATGTTTAGGAGGCTCTCATGGTTAATTATTTAACAATCCGCGTTATTCCATTCAGAGAGTTTAAGAGCATAATAGTCATTTATCATTTTTGCTCTAAGGGCAGTTAGCTACTGATTTAACTTTGAAACTAACTTAAATAATTCAAAGCTTTCGATAACTATTGAGTCAAAGTAAAAAAAATTTCAATTCACTTCCAAACGCAGTCATCGTTTAGGATTGAAACTAAAATTAGACTTGTTAGTCGACAATCAAATATCTTTCAATAGTTTCTAATGATATTCAGATTGTATGGGTCTGAAACAGGCCATAAAAAGAGAAAGTTGTATGTGATTTTAACTTCTCGAATCAACGAGAAGTAACTGTTGAAAATAGCAATCAGGCAATTTGATTTCTAAGGCCTTACTAGAAACTTTATTTTAACTTTTGCTGTTATTACATCATGTTTTTGTCAAAATTTGGATTTTAACTATTTGCTCATTTCCAAATATTTCTGTACTTGAAATTTATTTCTAGATTTAGTATCTAATATGACAAGATAGTAACTATTTCCATTGTTTCTTTAATCTACCGGCTCATCCGAGTTTCTGATAAAATGACGAAATTGCTAGTTAGGCCATACAGTCAATATCATGGACTATTAACGTAATGGGTTGTCTACACTTTTAGATATTGATAAGTAATCCTTGTCTGAAGCATTTCTTTTAATTTGCCACAGCAGATTTAAGGTTTTCGAAAGAATCTTGCCGTTAAATTCATTCGTTTTCTACGTTTTCTGTCACGATCATAGACAAAACAGAGCGAATTTTATCCAAATTTTTGATTTTCCAAGCAATAATTTCCTTTATAGTTTCCTTATCGTTGGTAGAAAATTTTACGATAATATCATAAACTCCAAATACTCTATATACTTCAACAACTTCTGGAATTTTCCTAATTTTCTCGATCACTTCATTCTCCGATCCTAGCTCGCAGTTTATCAGTACATAGGCTAATGGCACACTATAATAAAACCATACAAAAATAAAAAAATGTTTCTGCCTAGTTAACTATTAAATTCATTCTGAAATTTGAACAGAAAAATGAACCAAGTAAGCAATTTTAGAATTTTAAGATTCGATTCATGATAGTCATAATTCAGTGTAAGAAAGGGTGGACAATTTAAGAAACAGAGGATGACATATGATAACGAGTAAAATATTAAAAATTGTGGAAGGTAATTGCAATCATAGTCTAGCAATGTCACGGTAATTATAGATCGAGCTATGATATTTCTCCAGCTAAACTTTTGGCGAATAATTATCATACAATTCATTTTAGTGTTTAACTAACACAAACTGTGTACGGTCAAGTTTAATCAATTCAGAAGAATTGAGCCAAGATTTGATCTTTTGTATTTCCAAGTTAGTTCCCACTAGATAAATTGCATGTTAGATAATTACATGGGGTCTACAATCTAATACTAGAAATATACCGCCCCCAAGATAAACAAGTAAGGCAATCGCAAAAGTCATTGAACACTCCCCCTCCTATGTCAAGATTTTCGTTTATCCATTGCTACGTTTGACTCCTTGTCTGAATTATTTCACCAATACCTATCAAGACTCATGTTTAACCTTAGTTTGGAAAGATAGGAACGATTCAGAAGACTGGAGCCAAGCCATCAAGCTGAAAAATGATTGTATAATTGATACTATTAAGGGGTAATACATCTAGATGATAGGCTTCGGTGAGTCCTCTGCAAATTTCAGATTGTTTCACTAGTATCACTATCTGCTTCATTCGATCATAATTCAGAAATATCAAAAAGGACATGCAATATCTCAAATCCGATTAATTTTTTAATGGTTCATGGATGGTAGCAGCAGATCCAAAATATATGATATAGGTGGGAAATTAAATCTGATTGTTGTTTTTACCAAAAATAACTTAATTCATCTCCAAGAAATTCTTTTATAGGACAATAAACACTAATTGACGATGAAACAAACTTTCACCTATAATAAGTCGATTTTTGCTATAGTAGTTGCACTGAGCGCTATTGTTACTCTGTTGTCGTCCGGAGTAGCTCAGGGTCAAGATAGTAATTTATCTCAGAATGAACCATTAAAATCAACCGATAATTCTACAAACGGAGGGAACGATATCACTTTCATTAGTATTCCTGTTGAAAAAGGCTATGTCAATGGAAATTTATCATATTTCATAAGTACGGATGCATCTGAGGAAAGGATTGTATCCTCAGTTACCAATACGACCAAATTTGACGTTAACTATGCTCCGACTCTCAGTAATACATCGGAAATTGCTCGTCAACAGGGTTTTGTATTTACAAATGGAATATTAGGGAACGGTACATTTGACCATCAACTTCCAGTCGCATCAGCAACTTCCGGAGATGAAGGGTATAGTCCTTTATTCGAAATTAATTATGTGAAATGGAATAATGAATCTCAAGCAAGAATCTTAAAATCTGCAGCTGACATAATGGATGCACAAGCAAAGGGTGAACTATCTATAGAAAAATCAAATGTAATAATAAATAGTCCGGCTGTGAAGATAAAATAATTCCATTATTTTTTATTTGGGGAAACAGCCTGGAATTTTAACTTTTGTAACAAAAAGGCATGTTCTCATCTATACAATTTCCGGTTAAATAATTTTTCCGAATATTAATACTTGTTTAATAGTCCACTAGGAATATGAAGGTTTGAAGGTTTTAAAAAACTATAGTCGATAAATGATCCCAATCTAAATCAAGCATTAGATGGATAAGAATTTAAGATTTGATTGCTAAATTAGGTGATCTCTCTGCGATGAAATGAAAATTCATTTAAAAGTTTAATAGGCCTTTTAACCATCCAAAGAAAAAGAGAATCATTGCGGCCTTTGTATTTTTTTGTGGCTTTGTTATCTGCAATAGCAATTGCAAACCTTGTAATCATCCTTGCAGATTCAGACAGCAGAATGATTTATTCGAGTTGGATGTTGATTATTAATTCATCTATCGCTGCAGGATTATCCTTGATAGCCCTAGTAAAGGATAGATCCAACATAAAAAGGGACAGGACGGCGATACATCTTACCGTCGGTCTTGTATTCTGGTTTATCGCAAACATAATTTGGGGGTACTATGAAATAGTCCTTGATATAGTATCTCCGGTACCCTCATTAGCTGATTTGTTCTTGTTGTCTGCTTATGGTTTTTTAATATACAGGTTACTGGTAACTTACAAGAAACTCGGAGAAATAACGAACAAAAAAATAATATATATCGTATCAATTGGAACAGGCTTTTTCCTTATTTACATTCTAAATTTGATGCTTAGCCTTACGGAAATTTCTAACTTCAGAGGGCTGATGTTGTTTTTAGTTACGATAGCTTACCCAATTTTGAACTCTATCCTTACAGTTCTAGCACTAACTATTCTTCTCAATATCAAAAATGAAAAACACCATTTTATTCCATGGATATGCGAGCTAATTGGCCTATTGGCTATTGTTATTGGAGATAGCTGGTTTGCCATTATAGTATTAACGGCTTTTGTGGAACAAATTTGGATTTCAGCGATATTGCTCTCGGCCCACTATTTACTGATTGCAGGAGGCTTGGTATGGTATCTACGCCACTATAGTAATTGGGAACTTAGGATATCAGACAACTCAATAACAAAAAACGTTAGAAAAATATTTTCTACTAAAGTAGTATTTTTATTCATCATTCCAACAGCTTTTGTTGTTATTATTATTTTGTATCTGCCAATAAATTTTGCAACGTTAGCAAATCAAGTAGGAGTACCATGGATTTATCCAGCATATCATGAACCACTTCAATCAAATAGTATCTATCAAGAGTACATAGTTGGTGCAATCGTCCCGCAATCTGGTTCGTTGTCCTCAATAGGAAAACCTGTTCTTGCTTCACTAGAAAAGGCCGAAAACGACGTTAATGGATATTTTGAATCACATAATATATCATCTAGAGTCAAATTATTAGTATCAGACTCAAAAACTAGTCCAGAGGAATCACTTGCGGCAATTAAGAAGTTATATTCGTCTGGAGCTAGGGTGGTTGTGGGTCCTGCTACGAGCACGGCTGTTTCTGCTGTCCTTGATTTCGCAAATGAAAATAATATTACCTTATTAAGCTATGCTAGCACTTCCCCAAAGCTGTCTATAGCTGGTGATAATCTTTTCAGATTGGTACCAGACGATAAAAGCCAAGGTAAAGTTATTGCTAAAAAGATGATGGAAGATGGAATTAAAGTTGTAGTTCCTTTTTGGAGATCCGATATCTATGGCAACGAGTTGGCCAACGCTACCAAACATTATTTTGAAAAACTGGGAGGCAGGGTAGAGGAAGGAGTAAGTTACAAGCCACATACTGGAAAATTTGCTACCAGTCTTCACAGGATTAATTTTATCATGTGGAATCAAGAACTCAAAAAGATGAACACTATGGTATCTGATGCCATAACAAAGTACGGTAAGGAATCAGTAGGTGTTTACGTGATCTCTTACGATGAGATCACACCGATATTGATCCAAGCCCAATTGTTTGATAATCTTGGCAAGGTAAGGTGGTATGGTAGTGATAGTGTAGCTGAGAACCACCATCTCACCAAAAATATCGATTCAGCGGACTTTGCTATCCAGACTGGATTCATAAACCCATTATTTTCTGTTGAAAACGATAACCAAACAGCACATGAGATAGAGAATGATTCAGGCGGCGATGGTGTCGGAGCACATGATAGTTCCATGACCTATGCAGCTACTGCATACGACTCATTCTGGATTGCTTCAAAAAGTTTGGAAAAAAATTTTACCATGGAGATAAATAATAAAGAAATGAACAGGAACGACTTTAATGATATTTTAGCAGAAACTGCCGAATCATATGATGGGACTACTGGTAAAATAGATTTAAACTTGGCTGGGGATCGAATAAGCGAAAACTATGACTTTTGGTACGTTGTCAAAGACAATTCTACTGGTGGGTTCAAGTGGGAGACAGCATCCAAAACCCTTGAACCTCATCACTAAACAGACCACTAGAATTCAATTTGGCTTAAGTCACGTAATTATAGAAGTAGGTTTCCCCGAACAGGGTCGATGCCCCAGTGTTCTTATATATCTGAATCTTGTATATATCCAGTTATGATGTCAAATATTATGAAATGTAAATGCGGTACAAGAGACATTATAAAAGCAAAAAACAATGAATCGGTGGAACATTTCATGCTAAGCAAGAGATGTCCAAGATGTGGGACTGTAGGTGCCTGGAAACAACTGTCTCAAGATGAATATATGTGGGAAAAAGCCAAGAGTTAAACAGATTTATCTACAGCTGCAACCGTTATTACAACGTTATAGAATTTATTAATTATATGATTAGTATATAGCCAGATATATTTTGGCATTAAACTTTTAAAAAAAGAGAATACCAAATGGGTATATTTATTTTTTATAAGAGTGATTTTTTCGTATGTGATCCTTAAGTTTATCCATATCGGAAAATTTGTCTCCGCAGTTAGAACAGTCATAAGATTGATTGTTAGAATGAAACAAAAGTTGGTGATGCATTGCATCTTCGACTTTTCGAAATCTCCTTCCACAGATATCACACCTGTGCTTTTTAAACAAAGCCGAAAAATCCATGTTATCTAGTATCCAACTAGCTAATTATGTAATAATTATTTTACCTTTGCTTTTAAGATATATATTTCTGAGTATTATCTGCATTTTTCAGTGGGAAGACAAAAAATAATGAATATGTTTTTTGTTTGTGCGAGAACAAACAGGTTCAGTTAGGTCTCTAATTCTAATGAGTTCAATGACTACAAATCTTTCTGCATACTAATAGAAATATTGTATTATAAAAAATTGGATTTATTGGTTATAGCTGATAATTCCAAATGTTAATTCAGTTCTTATTCAATGATAAGATAATATGCTCAACGGCCTGACTTGAGTTTAACATTCCATTTTTCTTGGCGTAATCTTCAAGTAATTTTATTTGTCCAGGTGTAAAGCATATTGGCATCGAACGCCTTTCGTTATCCATTTATTTTATTGTTAATCACCCTGATATTAAAATTTTGTTGCAAAATCAAATCATTCCGTATCTGCAACCTTTCATGTTTTCATATCAATCCAGATGACAATATCCTACCTTTTGAGTATATTAATTATTAATGACTCACCCACTTGAGGCCTTCCATATGTCTCGTAATTTCGTTTGGGCATCGTAATTATGATGCTGGTTTGAGGGTAAGATTGTATCAAGGTCTGTGGTTGTGCTCTCAACATGGCTTCCATTATTGGTTGCAGTTGATCTTTCATCTCTTTATCTGGGATTGCTCTATTTATGGCTTCTAGCATCATCTGTTGCTGTGAAACCGGCTCAAGTTCGATATCCTCCACTAGTGTGAGAGTAACAGAAACTCCATTATCACTCAAATTCTTAATTTTATAAACATTCTCACGAATTTCCATTTAAGATCAATAATTCACCTTTTTATTTAATCTTAATTATAAGGGAATTTCAAAGTTGATACCTAGATAGAACAAGGATGATATAGAATCTGTCTTTACCTAACGAGGAGGGGCTTGACAAAATTCTACAAGGACGCCATTAAGAGATTTCGGATGGATGAAAGTAATTTTGCGTCCATACGATCCAGTTCTCAATTCGCCCAAGAATCGCATACCATTCTCTTTGGCATGATTAACATCATTCTCTATCTCATCAGCAGTAATCGCTATATGATGAATACCCTCACCTCTTTCCTTTAGGAATTTACTGATCGGGCTGGAATCTTCTAAAGGTTCAATCAATTCGAGCCGAGTGTCTTCTAAATTCAACATTACTACTTTTACCTTCTCATTTGGAACTTCTTCTACATCAATATTATCAATTTTCAAGATTTTTTTGTAATTCTCAAGAGCTTTATTTGCATCATTAACAGCTATAGCAATGTGATCCACACGCATATGAAGACATAATAAAAAAAGTAGTATATATTATAACCAGTATATTTTATTAATTGATCATCCAGAATGGTTAATTGCTTGAAAATGCGGTTTAGAAATAACAAATAGTGGCTTTTATTCGATTAGGCCACTTTGCCTTACTTTGAAGAAATTTAGTTTGAAGATTCCAATTTAAAGACTATTCTGGATTAATCGCATTTTACTTTTGAAACTGTGGATTAAGAAAAAGTAATCAATATTATTAAATAAAAAATCCAAATGGGCAGAGCAAAGACAGCGTGTTTTGTAATTATAAAAATGGAATAATTGCAATTTTTTGAATTAATTCATAGTAAAACCTAATGAATTTGATAATAAAAATTCCATTTAAGTATTCTTTGGGCTTCTAGCGTTTCAGATTATCGGACAAAAGATAGTCTGGAAGTTACAAGCATGGTGTAAATTCAATTTACATTTTGGATAACAAAAAAAATCTAGATTAGACATGGGAAAAGAGAGAACTGTTGCTTTAAACAACCAACTAGCTATCCACAACATCCGTTTTGGGAAAAAACAAATTTATCTAATAATGAAGAGTAGCTAGTGATATGAACAGCGGAGCGATGCATTTCCTTGTATTTACGTTTTTTGCTTCAATTTTAATGACCTTGTCTGTAGCTCAGACTAGTCACTCCTTAGGTAACATCTCTAAACCTTTTCTGGCAAATTCAACGATTCTTCCAGGATACATCAACTGTCTGATAGAATATACAACGAAACAGTGTAGTGATTGTCCACCTAACTGTATTACATATAAGACTAGTAATTTTATCATTGATAACAAAGATTTGGCTTCCAATGT
This Candidatus Nitrosocosmicus oleophilus DNA region includes the following protein-coding sequences:
- a CDS encoding Lrp/AsnC family transcriptional regulator, which translates into the protein MPLAYVLINCELGSENEVIEKIRKIPEVVEVYRVFGVYDIIVKFSTNDKETIKEIIAWKIKNLDKIRSVLSMIVTENVENE
- the mce gene encoding methylmalonyl-CoA epimerase, with the translated sequence MRVDHIAIAVNDANKALENYKKILKIDNIDVEEVPNEKVKVVMLNLEDTRLELIEPLEDSSPISKFLKERGEGIHHIAITADEIENDVNHAKENGMRFLGELRTGSYGRKITFIHPKSLNGVLVEFCQAPPR
- a CDS encoding ABC transporter substrate-binding protein, producing MALLSAIAIANLVIILADSDSRMIYSSWMLIINSSIAAGLSLIALVKDRSNIKRDRTAIHLTVGLVFWFIANIIWGYYEIVLDIVSPVPSLADLFLLSAYGFLIYRLLVTYKKLGEITNKKIIYIVSIGTGFFLIYILNLMLSLTEISNFRGLMLFLVTIAYPILNSILTVLALTILLNIKNEKHHFIPWICELIGLLAIVIGDSWFAIIVLTAFVEQIWISAILLSAHYLLIAGGLVWYLRHYSNWELRISDNSITKNVRKIFSTKVVFLFIIPTAFVVIIILYLPINFATLANQVGVPWIYPAYHEPLQSNSIYQEYIVGAIVPQSGSLSSIGKPVLASLEKAENDVNGYFESHNISSRVKLLVSDSKTSPEESLAAIKKLYSSGARVVVGPATSTAVSAVLDFANENNITLLSYASTSPKLSIAGDNLFRLVPDDKSQGKVIAKKMMEDGIKVVVPFWRSDIYGNELANATKHYFEKLGGRVEEGVSYKPHTGKFATSLHRINFIMWNQELKKMNTMVSDAITKYGKESVGVYVISYDEITPILIQAQLFDNLGKVRWYGSDSVAENHHLTKNIDSADFAIQTGFINPLFSVENDNQTAHEIENDSGGDGVGAHDSSMTYAATAYDSFWIASKSLEKNFTMEINNKEMNRNDFNDILAETAESYDGTTGKIDLNLAGDRISENYDFWYVVKDNSTGGFKWETASKTLEPHH
- a CDS encoding DUF7482 domain-containing protein, encoding MKQTFTYNKSIFAIVVALSAIVTLLSSGVAQGQDSNLSQNEPLKSTDNSTNGGNDITFISIPVEKGYVNGNLSYFISTDASEERIVSSVTNTTKFDVNYAPTLSNTSEIARQQGFVFTNGILGNGTFDHQLPVASATSGDEGYSPLFEINYVKWNNESQARILKSAADIMDAQAKGELSIEKSNVIINSPAVKIK